One genomic segment of Hymenobacter psoromatis includes these proteins:
- a CDS encoding tol-pal system protein YbgF, with protein sequence MSTPVWFFRLLLVMVGVLGLGLPGWAQQTPDTTRLRVGEVPAMRTIEVDTVNVLPTAADTKGWLLLDKDIQLELDGAVQNLYNFKYEKAEKQFRSLRRRYPHHPMPYFLLGLSTWWKIMPTNFDSKQYDRLFFAYMDTANTYAERMIKEDPHNYEAYFFLSAANGFDARLNAERHNWRKATFSSKRSLTYLQKSSEANGLSPEFLFGEALFNYYAVWIPENYPLLKPVLLFFPKGNKQLGLSQLRTVANNAFYTGVEAKVFLMKLLHNDEHQTAAAMPVARGLALKYPDNGYFARFYALLCFDQADFTECERVSHDILDKINAGMPGYEASSGRYAAYFMGYLMQYKYRDLEKAKDYYQRCIVFAESNGETDGGFYLFANANLARMADHDRDLVAARRYYEVVADKADHKSDQYKEAKAWLKKHRE encoded by the coding sequence CCCGCCTGCGCGTGGGCGAGGTACCCGCCATGCGCACCATTGAGGTCGATACGGTGAACGTGCTGCCCACCGCCGCCGACACCAAAGGCTGGCTTTTATTGGATAAGGACATTCAATTGGAGCTGGACGGCGCAGTGCAGAACCTCTACAATTTCAAGTACGAAAAGGCAGAAAAGCAATTTCGCTCGTTGCGCCGCCGCTACCCCCACCACCCCATGCCCTACTTCCTGCTGGGCCTGAGCACCTGGTGGAAAATAATGCCCACCAACTTCGACAGTAAGCAGTACGACCGACTTTTCTTCGCTTACATGGATACGGCCAACACCTACGCCGAGCGCATGATAAAGGAGGACCCGCACAACTACGAAGCCTATTTTTTCCTTTCGGCCGCCAACGGTTTCGATGCCCGCCTCAACGCCGAGCGCCACAACTGGCGTAAGGCTACCTTCAGCAGCAAGCGCTCGCTCACCTACCTCCAGAAAAGCAGCGAGGCCAACGGCCTGAGCCCCGAGTTTTTATTCGGCGAAGCACTGTTTAATTATTACGCCGTCTGGATTCCCGAAAACTACCCGCTGCTCAAGCCAGTCCTACTATTTTTTCCAAAGGGTAATAAGCAATTGGGCTTAAGCCAATTGCGCACGGTAGCCAACAATGCGTTCTACACCGGAGTCGAGGCCAAGGTATTCCTGATGAAGCTGCTGCACAACGATGAGCACCAGACGGCCGCCGCCATGCCCGTAGCCCGCGGCCTAGCCCTCAAGTACCCCGACAATGGCTACTTTGCCCGCTTCTACGCCCTGCTCTGTTTTGACCAAGCCGATTTTACGGAGTGCGAGCGTGTAAGCCACGATATTCTCGATAAAATCAACGCGGGAATGCCCGGTTATGAAGCCAGCAGCGGCCGTTACGCCGCCTACTTCATGGGCTACCTCATGCAGTATAAGTACCGCGACTTGGAGAAAGCCAAGGATTACTACCAGCGCTGCATCGTCTTCGCCGAAAGCAACGGCGAAACCGACGGCGGCTTTTACCTTTTCGCCAACGCCAACCTGGCCCGCATGGCCGACCACGACCGCGACCTGGTAGCCGCCCGCCGCTACTACGAGGTAGTAGCCGACAAAGCCGACCACAAGTCGGACCAGTACAAGGAAGCCAAGGCGTGGCTAAAAAAGCATAGAGAATAA